In the genome of Methanococcoides burtonii DSM 6242, the window CGATCATAAGGCGGCTTCCTGTATTCCTCCGCCATCTTCAGGAATATGAGATATGTCAGCTGCTCCAGATAATCGCCATAGCTCACTCCCCCGTCACGCAGGACATTACAGAAGCTCCAGACCTTGGAGACAATGGATGATGTATTTTCAGACATTTTTTTGATCCTTGATATGTGAGTAGTATTTTTGATTTGGGCTATTTGGTTTATCTGGAATTATCATATGAAGAACACCAGATTCCAGAAGAGGTTTTAAAATAAATTTCCTGAAATACTCCCTATGTGTTAATTGCAAATGCTCCATAATTTCGCTGGTTGTTCTAGGCTCTTCGCAAAATTCGATTATCAATTCCTGTTTCTCAACTTGCGCGGTAGCTTGCGCGGTAGCTTGCGCGGTAGCTTGCGCGGTAGCTTGCGCGGTAGCTTGAGGGGTAACAGGAATAATCGTCTTGAAAATATCTCCTTCTATAAATTGTGTATCGTTGCCACCGGAATATATCCTTGTGTATTTATGAAGATTGCGAACTCCTGAACCCAGTTCTTCAGCTCTTCCGATCTCTTTGAAAACGCGGGCAATTACCGGATTTTTGGGATAGGGTGTGAAATTAGAAGGATTAATCAAACCATGACCATGCGGACGGTTCCCATTTTCCGTTACGACCTGATCCTTTTCAATGATGAATTTTGCAGGAAAATTGTTCAGGTATTCCCTGTGGATGAGTATGTTTGCAGCAACTTCCCTGAAAATATTATCACGCAGGCTGATCCTCTGGTCCTTTTCAAGATGGAACGGGTCTGGCAAATGTTTTGCAACAAAAGCCATCAGCCTATCATAACTTTCGATCAGATTGGTGCGGATGTCATCCCTATCATCATAGCGGTCAAGGTTGACCCTTCGGAGAATGGCATCGGTACGATATTGAGGCAGTATGCTCTGGATCACTTCATCTTTCCCAAACAACAGGACTGCTGCAAGAGTATATCCTTCCTTTCCGCTCTGGTAATCACGTTGATATAGACGTGCACTGCTCAGGATCTCCTCATCACTCATAACACCCCACGGATGATT includes:
- a CDS encoding RNA-binding domain-containing protein produces the protein MISEQLKGIIRDGEGLTVEFKECRNKLNKDVYDSVCAFLNRSGGHIVLGVRDDGIVTGIDEDALPQIKKDLVTALNNPQKINPPLYILPETIVIDEKFVLYLNIPESSQVHHCNGKIFDRNEDGDMNITNQSDSVAHLYIRKQSSFSENRIYPYVRINDLRSDLFQRVRKMVRAENPNHPWGVMSDEEILSSARLYQRDYQSGKEGYTLAAVLLFGKDEVIQSILPQYRTDAILRRVNLDRYDDRDDIRTNLIESYDRLMAFVAKHLPDPFHLEKDQRISLRDNIFREVAANILIHREYLNNFPAKFIIEKDQVVTENGNRPHGHGLINPSNFTPYPKNPVIARVFKEIGRAEELGSGVRNLHKYTRIYSGGNDTQFIEGDIFKTIIPVTPQATAQATAQATAQATAQATAQVEKQELIIEFCEEPRTTSEIMEHLQLTHREYFRKFILKPLLESGVLHMIIPDKPNSPNQKYYSHIKDQKNV